Proteins co-encoded in one Methanomassiliicoccales archaeon genomic window:
- the feoB gene encoding ferrous iron transport protein B, which produces MRIALVGNPNVGKSMLFNRITGVGVISSNYPGTTVEIFEGKVTCKGKTIEVVDLPGTYSLSGSSEDEEVTLRFLAENGADCVIAVADATRLEQSLVLILQMIEMGFRLVVALNFMDMARERFEIDIERLSEEIGVPFFPTVAITGEGVDALCETACLEDVRVSEFKVHYDSHIEEILDNLTPEAEKDAVDFPTRGALLKLLEGNLFFTGQFSEETKAKAKDLTEGFKKQHEETIDVHIGRDRYGEAGKIKSNVVRKIEKPPGLKEKISRFTLQPVTGLPLLVLILAGIFLSVVYVGGALEGLILDAYHAIVGNFFQNLADLIGGKAGEAIAEGINLSIQAILAIVIPYILVFYLILGILEDSGYLPRVVVMLDGLMHRIGLHGRAIIPMIVGLGCNVPAILASRVIDSRRERLILAVITVVAIPCSAQTVIIIGTVGHYAGLGYALGIYLILFGLVLVLGRLMNKYMKFEPTSLAIQLPDLTIPRAKNVLWKTWVRVSEFFLIAFPLLLVGSIVLEFLMVYGILDGLVEPFTWLTVGLLGLPAVTIIALIFGVLRKEMALQLLVVLFGTTNLALVLDPQQMFVFALVMATFMPCIAAFAVLRSEFGMKDAMKITLGSITIAFTLGTIFNFILQVFG; this is translated from the coding sequence TTGAGGATCGCCCTTGTCGGCAACCCCAATGTCGGAAAATCGATGCTTTTCAACCGTATCACCGGAGTAGGGGTCATTTCCTCAAACTATCCCGGGACAACCGTCGAGATATTCGAGGGAAAGGTGACCTGCAAGGGTAAGACGATCGAGGTCGTTGATCTACCTGGTACATATTCACTCTCCGGATCAAGTGAGGATGAGGAGGTTACACTTCGATTCCTCGCTGAGAATGGAGCTGACTGCGTCATTGCGGTAGCAGATGCTACAAGATTGGAGCAGAGCCTCGTTCTCATCCTGCAAATGATCGAGATGGGGTTCAGGCTGGTCGTTGCCCTGAACTTCATGGACATGGCTCGAGAAAGGTTCGAGATAGACATCGAACGCCTTTCCGAGGAAATAGGAGTGCCTTTCTTTCCGACCGTTGCTATCACTGGAGAGGGAGTGGACGCCCTCTGTGAAACGGCATGCCTCGAAGACGTTCGAGTTTCGGAATTCAAGGTACACTATGACAGCCACATCGAAGAGATACTGGACAATCTTACTCCTGAGGCTGAGAAAGACGCGGTGGATTTCCCCACGAGGGGGGCTCTCCTCAAGCTCCTAGAGGGTAACCTGTTCTTCACCGGGCAGTTCTCTGAAGAGACCAAGGCCAAGGCAAAAGATCTCACCGAGGGTTTCAAGAAGCAGCATGAGGAGACCATCGATGTCCATATCGGCCGTGATCGATACGGGGAAGCCGGCAAGATCAAATCAAATGTGGTCAGGAAGATAGAAAAGCCTCCTGGTTTGAAGGAGAAGATATCTCGGTTCACACTCCAACCAGTGACGGGACTTCCCCTTCTCGTTCTGATTCTGGCTGGTATCTTTCTTTCTGTAGTCTATGTGGGAGGTGCCCTCGAAGGGCTGATCCTCGATGCATATCATGCCATTGTGGGCAATTTCTTCCAAAACCTCGCGGACCTCATTGGCGGGAAAGCGGGAGAAGCTATAGCCGAAGGCATCAATCTGAGTATCCAGGCCATATTGGCCATCGTCATACCTTACATCCTAGTATTCTATCTTATTCTTGGAATCTTGGAAGATTCAGGTTATCTGCCCAGGGTCGTGGTCATGCTGGATGGTCTGATGCATCGTATCGGACTGCATGGAAGGGCAATCATTCCCATGATCGTGGGCTTGGGATGCAATGTACCGGCAATTCTTGCCTCAAGGGTCATTGATTCCAGGAGGGAGAGGCTGATACTGGCGGTGATCACGGTGGTTGCCATACCGTGCTCAGCCCAGACCGTGATCATCATTGGAACCGTCGGCCACTATGCTGGACTTGGCTATGCTCTGGGCATCTATCTCATTCTTTTTGGACTTGTCCTTGTGCTTGGTAGGTTGATGAACAAGTACATGAAGTTCGAACCAACGAGTCTAGCCATTCAGCTTCCTGATCTGACCATCCCGAGGGCAAAGAACGTGCTCTGGAAAACATGGGTCAGAGTCTCAGAGTTCTTCCTCATAGCATTCCCACTTCTACTGGTTGGAAGCATCGTACTCGAGTTCCTGATGGTATACGGTATCCTTGACGGCTTGGTCGAGCCCTTCACATGGCTTACCGTCGGACTTCTGGGGTTGCCAGCGGTCACAATTATCGCACTCATCTTCGGAGTACTCAGAAAGGAGATGGCCCTTCAGCTGCTGGTAGTGTTGTTCGGAACTACCAATCTTGCTTTGGTACTCGATCCCCAGCAGATGTTCGTATTCGCTTTGGTGATGGCCACCTTCATGCCCTGCATTGCGGCGTTCGCCGTCCTTAGGTCAGAATTTGGTATGAAGGACGCGATGAAGATAACCCTTGGTTCCATAACCATAGCCTTTACTCTGGGGACAATATTCAATTTCATTTTACAGGTATTCGGATGA
- a CDS encoding metal-dependent transcriptional regulator — translation MVSESTEDYLEAIYVLTRRHQAAKTKDIAQKLKISPASVSEMLGKLSEQGYIHYEKYKGATLTDMGMREGRRVRRRHRLLEKFLTEVLGIKRDKSHEEACRLEHIISDESMKKICQMVQEPSTCRFEKPFEECNDDCEICRGEPTISLSELSEGEEATITYLICEHPGKVRRLISMGFVPGRKVKMEEEIPMGGPLLVMLDECKVALARNFADLIHVRR, via the coding sequence ATGGTCAGTGAGAGTACAGAGGATTATCTCGAAGCCATCTACGTCTTGACCCGGCGACATCAGGCTGCCAAGACCAAGGACATAGCCCAGAAGCTCAAGATCTCCCCCGCGAGTGTGTCCGAGATGCTGGGAAAGCTCTCGGAACAGGGTTACATTCACTACGAGAAGTACAAGGGAGCAACATTGACCGATATGGGCATGAGGGAGGGAAGGAGGGTCAGGAGAAGACATCGTCTCCTGGAGAAGTTCCTCACAGAAGTCCTGGGAATTAAGAGAGATAAGAGTCATGAGGAAGCCTGCCGTCTCGAACATATTATTTCAGATGAATCAATGAAGAAGATATGTCAGATGGTGCAGGAACCCAGTACTTGCAGGTTTGAAAAACCTTTCGAGGAATGCAACGACGACTGCGAGATCTGCAGAGGAGAACCGACCATTTCTCTGAGTGAGTTGAGTGAGGGGGAAGAGGCCACGATTACCTATCTCATCTGTGAACACCCAGGCAAGGTAAGGAGACTCATCTCGATGGGGTTTGTTCCAGGGAGGAAGGTGAAGATGGAGGAGGAGATTCCGATGGGCGGCCCCCTCCTCGTTATGCTTGACGAGTGCAAGGTCGCACTGGCAAGGAATTTTGCGGACCTCATCCACGTTAGAAGGTGA
- a CDS encoding radical SAM protein: protein MEVDLNSVAYKKAVLITGGSIKVPENFKPPFRLSRSTAGPGAGHPSIVIGFKGTRVKKAISNDKGEFELVGNVTPYKLLWKGKPFLEEVEIQPVLYHAPQQAFFNLSQECIYDCKFCNSPRLEKDYTKNLDPEKVIGMILEASTRPDFKGVALTSAVPDDPHKTVMRMAYIISVVREKLGPEVPIGVEPYIDDFQDINRLKAAGADEIKINIETFDQEIFKKVCGKMNFEHIVKAIKFAVSVFGRGNVCSNIIYGLGETDENVIEGVEFLAKMGCVATLRALKIDDRNRPALEETLGLLEPVTPERMVKLAQEAENAFIIYGMSPLKFKTMCHECTCCDLVPFKDL, encoded by the coding sequence GTGGAAGTGGACTTGAACAGTGTTGCCTACAAGAAGGCCGTTTTGATCACTGGAGGCTCCATCAAGGTCCCTGAGAACTTCAAGCCACCTTTCAGACTGAGCAGATCGACCGCTGGACCAGGAGCGGGGCATCCCTCCATTGTGATCGGTTTTAAGGGAACCCGGGTGAAGAAGGCCATCTCCAATGATAAGGGGGAGTTCGAGCTGGTTGGGAACGTGACTCCATACAAACTTCTCTGGAAGGGAAAACCCTTTCTGGAAGAGGTGGAGATCCAACCGGTTCTCTATCATGCGCCTCAGCAGGCGTTCTTCAATCTGAGTCAGGAATGCATCTACGACTGCAAATTCTGCAATTCACCAAGACTTGAAAAGGATTATACAAAGAATCTGGACCCCGAAAAGGTAATTGGCATGATACTTGAGGCCTCAACCAGGCCTGATTTCAAGGGAGTGGCACTCACAAGCGCCGTTCCCGACGATCCACATAAAACCGTCATGAGAATGGCTTATATTATCAGTGTCGTGAGGGAGAAGCTGGGTCCTGAGGTTCCCATCGGGGTTGAGCCTTATATCGATGATTTCCAGGACATCAATCGGTTGAAGGCGGCCGGGGCCGACGAGATCAAGATCAACATCGAGACTTTCGATCAAGAAATCTTCAAGAAGGTCTGCGGAAAGATGAATTTTGAGCATATTGTCAAGGCCATCAAGTTCGCCGTATCCGTTTTTGGGAGGGGAAACGTCTGTTCGAATATCATATACGGTCTGGGAGAAACGGACGAAAACGTGATCGAAGGGGTTGAGTTCCTGGCCAAGATGGGCTGTGTCGCTACCCTCCGAGCTTTGAAGATCGACGACAGGAACAGGCCAGCGCTGGAGGAAACTCTCGGCCTTCTAGAGCCCGTTACCCCAGAAAGAATGGTCAAGCTAGCTCAGGAAGCCGAAAATGCATTCATCATCTATGGTATGTCCCCATTGAAATTCAAGACGATGTGCCATGAATGCACCTGTTGTGATCTGGTACCGTTCAAGGATCTCTGA
- a CDS encoding cysteine--tRNA ligase, producing the protein MTLKMYNTLSKQKEDFRPIDDNKVKMYVCGMTVYDDMHMGHARSIVVFDMIVRYLRWKGYDVTHVTNFTDIDDKIINRAAEEGIPALELSKRYINKYFEDVNSLGVKRADIYPKASECIQDIIDMIAKIMDNGYAYVAEDGSVYFSVDKVENYGRLTGQKLEDMVSGTRVDIEDGKRNPMDFALWKAAKPGEVAWDTPWGKGRPGWHIECSAMCSKYLGDLIDIHGGGNDLIFPHHEDEILQTEAATGEKLANYWLHNGMLQIQDEKMSKSLKNFFTIRQTLERFSKEEVRFYLLNTHYRGPLSYSDLALEEAASSHKRLQNAYFELKNVAENGVGEEDAEQLVSNVLIEFEENMDDDFNTRAAISAIFEMVRELNRLISEDRLSKKGASNLLEALENMDEVLGILPSESTTSGEADAIVQILIDIRQELRKRKAFDLADEIRDRLAESGVKVEDTAEGVKWKWT; encoded by the coding sequence ATGACCCTGAAGATGTACAACACGCTCTCGAAGCAGAAAGAAGACTTCAGACCAATTGATGACAACAAGGTCAAGATGTACGTCTGCGGAATGACGGTGTACGATGACATGCACATGGGTCACGCACGTTCCATCGTGGTCTTCGATATGATCGTCAGATACCTTCGATGGAAAGGTTACGATGTCACCCACGTAACGAATTTCACGGATATTGATGACAAGATCATAAACAGGGCGGCGGAGGAAGGCATCCCCGCCCTGGAGCTGTCCAAGAGGTACATAAACAAGTACTTCGAGGATGTGAATTCCCTGGGCGTCAAGAGAGCCGATATCTACCCGAAGGCATCGGAGTGCATCCAGGATATAATCGACATGATCGCGAAGATAATGGACAATGGTTATGCTTACGTTGCGGAAGATGGCTCTGTCTATTTCTCAGTGGACAAAGTCGAAAACTACGGTCGTCTCACCGGCCAGAAGCTGGAAGACATGGTCTCAGGAACCCGTGTCGACATCGAGGATGGAAAGCGGAATCCCATGGACTTCGCACTCTGGAAGGCGGCAAAGCCCGGGGAAGTGGCCTGGGATACCCCTTGGGGAAAGGGCAGGCCCGGTTGGCACATCGAGTGCTCGGCTATGTGCTCAAAGTACCTTGGAGACCTCATAGACATCCACGGGGGCGGTAACGATCTGATATTCCCACATCATGAGGATGAGATTCTTCAGACAGAGGCTGCTACTGGTGAGAAGCTTGCAAATTACTGGCTTCACAACGGTATGCTTCAGATCCAGGATGAGAAGATGTCCAAATCGTTGAAGAACTTCTTCACGATCAGGCAGACACTTGAGCGCTTCAGTAAGGAAGAGGTCAGATTCTACCTGCTCAATACCCATTACCGTGGTCCTCTGAGCTACAGCGATTTGGCTCTTGAGGAGGCAGCTTCTTCTCACAAGAGACTTCAAAATGCCTATTTCGAGCTGAAGAATGTGGCAGAGAACGGAGTGGGTGAAGAAGACGCAGAACAGCTTGTGAGCAATGTGCTGATAGAATTCGAAGAGAACATGGACGATGATTTCAACACCCGAGCGGCTATTTCTGCGATTTTTGAGATGGTGAGGGAGCTGAACAGGCTGATCTCCGAAGACCGGCTCAGCAAGAAGGGTGCTTCGAATCTACTCGAAGCACTTGAGAACATGGACGAGGTACTGGGAATACTTCCCTCCGAGAGCACCACATCAGGCGAGGCAGACGCTATCGTGCAGATACTGATAGATATCAGGCAGGAACTCAGGAAGAGAAAAGCGTTTGACCTGGCTGACGAGATCAGAGACCGTCTCGCTGAGAGTGGGGTCAAGGTTGAAGATACGGCGGAGGGAGTCAAGTGGAAGTGGACTTGA